A genomic window from Candidatus Edwardsbacteria bacterium includes:
- the nusG gene encoding transcription termination/antitermination protein NusG, with the protein MAMHWYVIHTYAGHENRVKAALESAALRYGLQDKIGRVLIPTEDVTEIKKGRRKTTAKQLFPSYLMVEMDMTDEVWNVVSTTPGVTSFLGTRRKPQPMRDSEAQRLISRMDGEKRQGPVVIPYQKGETIKIIDGPFASFTGIIEEIDSEHGKVRVMVTIFGRTTPVELDSMQINSL; encoded by the coding sequence ATGGCAATGCACTGGTACGTCATACATACCTACGCCGGCCACGAGAACCGGGTCAAAGCGGCCCTGGAGTCGGCCGCCCTGCGCTACGGCCTTCAGGACAAGATCGGGCGGGTGCTGATACCCACCGAGGATGTCACCGAGATCAAGAAGGGGCGTCGGAAGACCACAGCCAAACAGCTCTTTCCCAGCTACCTGATGGTGGAGATGGACATGACCGACGAGGTCTGGAACGTGGTCTCCACCACTCCCGGCGTAACCAGCTTCCTGGGCACCAGGCGCAAACCGCAGCCCATGAGGGATTCCGAGGCCCAGCGCCTGATATCCCGGATGGACGGGGAGAAGCGTCAGGGGCCGGTGGTGATACCCTATCAGAAGGGCGAAACCATCAAGATCATCGACGGGCCGTTCGCCAGTTTTACCGGCATCATCGAAGAGATAGACAGCGAACACGGAAAGGTCAGGGTGATGGTGACCATCTTCGGGCGGACCACCCCGGTGGAGCTCGATTCCATGCAGATAAACAGTCTGTGA
- the secE gene encoding preprotein translocase subunit SecE: MFNKIIQFVKDVRVEFTKVSWPSREELVQSTIVVGVVSLVVTAFIGVIDRLLSVGLTFFLGRF; the protein is encoded by the coding sequence ATGTTCAATAAAATAATACAGTTCGTAAAGGACGTCAGGGTCGAGTTCACCAAGGTCAGCTGGCCCAGCCGCGAGGAACTGGTCCAGTCCACCATCGTGGTGGGCGTGGTGTCGCTGGTGGTGACCGCTTTTATCGGGGTCATCGACCGGCTGCTGTCGGTGGGGTTGACATTCTTTCTGGGCCGATTTTAA